GAAAGCGCGCCCCCGACAATGCCACAGTTGCTGTCCTTCAGCACCACGTGAACGCGCatgcacagaggagaggagaggggggattgattgacagcagcCTGAAGTCAGGATTAGAGTCATTTCCATTCGGAGGAGACATGTAAATATTTGATGCTAATAGAAGTGGAGTGTGCAGACCAGCCTGTATTTCTAGGCGTTATTAACAAGAGTTTGGTGCAACCCGCGTTTTTGTAACCATGGTGATGTTTTTTCTCGTCTAATTATCTCCCATCTTTTTTTCAATGCAgcttttaaatgttcaaatacGTGTTCTATGCAGCACTCAGGCTTGCACACAAAATCAACTCGCACAGGCTACAAATAGTTGCCATCGAAATCACTTTATCGTTGGCTGAAGGCTCGGCTTGTTTCGGGTAACTCTTGAACTCCCCGAAAGTGTTGTCATCTAAGATTGGACAGATTTTGGTTTGGATATCAAAATGATATCGGTattttcaacagaaaaaaacattttaattaactaAACAAATCAAATTTCCACCAAAGAATCTGACATACAGGTATACGAGAAAGAATGACGCTGAGGCTGTTTAAGTGCTTTAATGTTCCGTCCCATGTCGTTCCAGTGAGGCTCAGTCGAGGTCAGCGATGCTTCACCATCAGGACCAACCTCTGGACTCCGCCTATGGAGGCAAAGGAGGCTCCAGCAAtggctcttcctcctcgctgcgAAACAAAGACGGTAACTTCAACTTCCTGTCAGGCCAAGACGACGAGggcactggaggaggaggaggggacgaGAACCAAAACCCGGTGCGTCCCCGCAACCTCGGCCCGCTGGGTCGCGACCCTCCCAACTCCAAGTCGCCCTCCGGTTATCACCACAACTCGGGGGTCCTCTCGCCGCGCTCCCGCCGGCCCTGCTGGAGCCGCCTGGAGCCCCTGCCAGAGATCGAGTGCGGAGACGACGGTTGTGGCCGAGTGCCTCCCGACGGGGCCGAGGAAGGCCGGGTGcaggaggaacagaggaaggGGATGAAGGGCCACGCCGGGGAGAGGCAGCGTGGGAAAACGGGGATGCAGGAGAGGAAAGGCAGCCGGggaagtgaggaagaggaagaagtggcGCTGGAGGACGGAGACGAATGGGGCGACAGCGACTCGGAGTCCGACTTCAGCAACCGCTCTGGGGGCAGCATGTCCTCGCTCAACATGGACAGTGGAGGCGAAGGGATGCTGATGGGGGGCTGGGACCGCATCGGTGTCGGGGAACCCAAATCCAGCCCCCAGGAGTGCGACCCGACCAAAAACGGCAACCGAGAACCGCCTGGCAGACGCGGAAGCTTCGGCCGCAGGTCGCTGACGGGGAGCCACCTGGGGAACGTTCTGGAGGAAGGGCCAGAGGAGGAAGGCGGCGACCGGTCTTCGGACTCGGACAGCGAGATGCCAGAGCTGATGGACGCCGTGTGGACGCTGCGAGACCGCGAGCGCTTCAAGGCCCAGGAGATGGAGAAGCACCAGGTCCAGCTGACCATGTACCGCCGCCTGGCGCTGATCCGCTGGGTGCGCACCCTGCAGGTCCGCATCCAGGAGCAGCAGAACCGCCTGCAGTCCAGCTTCGACGTCATCCTCACGCAGAGGAAGGAGCTGCTGCGCatgggcgccgccgccgccgtggccAACGTCCCGCCCCTCGCCGCCGTCAGCCACTCGTAAGGGGGGAGCGGCGAGGGATCATcgaaaacaggaagtggttgaAAACCacaggttattttttttctgtttgcctCCATCCTGAAGAAACtgcctgattaaaaaaaaaagaaaaaaaagctgctttgaCAGACGTCTTTAAACTAAACACTCATGTTGCTGATTGtaatgcttcctttttttttactggtgtcCCACCCGGAGCACCAATACTTAAATGTGTCAACATCCAAACCAGAACACTTTAATGCTTTTATCAAGAATATTCCTGCTGTCGTTGTTTGTCTTGATCTTTGCGTGCAAAAActatcccccccaaaaaatgtaacCGTTAGCGAGATGGTCTGTACTCATGTTGTATATAAGATATAAAAAGATCATAGGTCATTCCAACGAATAAAGTTAtatcatatatttgtttgtgttgtctgTTTGTTCGTGATCTGACCCAATGAGTCCGATAGGTCCCAGGTGAAATCCAATCTTTGGGTTTGTTTCATTAGACGCCCTGAGCCTTTGTTTCACAACAGCTCAGCATGTTGATTTTCAAGGAGCAGGTCTGTCAAAGCTCCCTCAGTGCAGATATGACTAAAGAAGGGCAGTCGTTATCTTCTGGAGCGGTACTCGCTGTTCTGGAGGCCTGCGGCAAATGACCTTTCATCCAACAATCGTCTCTTTGTCAGCCGAACAAAGTTTGGTCTGTATCATCTAATCACAcgggggattgtgtgtgtgtgtgtgtgtgtgtgtgtcttctgcagGGAGTGTGATAGCCGTGTGGGCCTGGCTTGCATCTGCCGCCGCGGGCACTCCGAGATCGTCTCACCTCATTCCACGTGCAtggatgtgtgtgagtgagtgtgtgtgtgtgtgtgtgtgtcaagagaTACCAGCCGCATTGCCACCCGATAATCTCCATCCTgagcgccccccctccacccctcccagTTACCCCCGACACTCCCGCCCTCACCCCGGGGAGCCTGGCTGTCTGCGCCCCGGGGCCCCGCAGGTCCTATCCGGCCGCGGCGAACAGACGCCGGTCCGGTGGCGCGCAGGAGAGCCAAACCCCGGGGCGAATTGGGGATAATCCCCGGCCATGCCTCCTCACTAACTGCGGTTTATTTCTGAAGCTTATCGCCTCTGTTTTGGACGCAGGCGTCTCGGGGAAAAGTCGGAGTCGATTTACATATTGATCCCGTGTTCGCTGGCGGAAGGTTGGAGGTTTGAGGATAACACGGTTACACCGGAGTGGGGACATCGAGGGGGAACACACACGCCTTTGATGGAGTGTTTTGTAAACCACCGAGACGTGATTTCAGGGTAGTTAGGAGGAATTCATCCAAACAAAGCGCACGAAGAGATAAATGAGCCTTAAAGCCGCTTCAAAGAAGAATCTGATCGGTTCCCCCTCAGGAAAAACTCTatgatttgtgtctgtgtgtttttaaagcaaaacaaaaatattagtGCTTATTTCTAATAATAAACTGGTGATAGAGTTTATAGgtgttttaaattgtttcattAAAGGTTAATAAAAAAGATATTGAGTCATTAATAAGACGGTCTTATTTGCAGTTTAACAAATAATATATTTCTAACAAGTTTCGCCACCATGGATGTCAAATGAGTCACGTGTTTTTCACTTTCTAACCCGACAGCATATAACAAGCCATCCAAATGTTCATCAATACGATATGTTCTTTAGTAGCACATTtcaagggtcaaaggtcaaacagagAATGAGCTGACCATTTAGcagttaaaaagacaaagaatgtattttttagtttttttttctcaacttataAGCACATAGCTCTGATACATTCCTCAGAGATTTTGGTCCATGTTGACATGATATCATCACGCAGTGTGTCGAGgactcattgtcatgttgtaGAAACCAGTTTGAGGTGACATGAGCTTTGTGACGAGgagcattatcctgctggaagtagccatcacaAGAAggtacactgtggtcataaagggatggacgtGGTCAGCAGAAATACTCGGGTAGGGTGCAGCATTTAAACGATGCTCTATACTGAGGGGCCCAAAAATATCCCCCATCATTACACCAGCAGCCTGAACGGTTGAGGCAGGATTCCATGCGTTCATGTTGTTCTCTGACCTTACCATCTTAATGTCACAGCTGATGTCACGACTCATCAGACCaagcaacgtttttccaatttTGGTGAACCTGTGCGGATGGTGGTCTCAGTTTCCTGCTGTCTTCTGCTGCCCATCTTCTTGTGTGTTCAGAGGTATTctgcattccttttttttaatgcattccttggttgtaacgagtgATTCTTTGAGTGTCATCATATCATCTCAAACCAGTCTGACCAGTAAGTGCATAAGCCATTGTCATTTATTCATCGGCAATCAGTTTATGGCGAATGTGTAAAGTAaacctttggaaaaaaaacacaaagtagaCACCATAGCATGTATATGTAGAACATAACAAACCGGGCTTGGTCTGTTGAACTGCGCTCCTCTTGGTACACCTTTTTAATTTAGTCAAGAACAAAGCGGAAAGGAAAAAACACGCAAGAAATGacaggtgagtttttttttcccaatgcAGGATTTCCTGGAGAGCGCAGAGGTAGGTGCAGCTGCTTCTTGTGGCACCCCCATGGCGACATGGAGAGGCTACAAGAGGATCTGTAGTTTTTATCTGCTTCACCTTCTTCACAAAATTCCCTGTCtggaaattatttaaatgtgtttcctttCAATCCCGAAATAACTAAAACTTTTACATTCTTATATTTTAGCACCGTGAATTTCTTTCACT
This genomic interval from Pungitius pungitius chromosome 17, fPunPun2.1, whole genome shotgun sequence contains the following:
- the LOC119219678 gene encoding hornerin isoform X1; translation: MRAGRFWSRRGRSSDLMGEAQSRSAMLHHQDQPLDSAYGGKGGSSNGSSSSLRNKDGNFNFLSGQDDEGTGGGGGDENQNPVRPRNLGPLGRDPPNSKSPSGYHHNSGVLSPRSRRPCWSRLEPLPEIECGDDGCGRVPPDGAEEGRVQEEQRKGMKGHAGERQRGKTGMQERKGSRGSEEEEEVALEDGDEWGDSDSESDFSNRSGGSMSSLNMDSGGEGMLMGGWDRIGVGEPKSSPQECDPTKNGNREPPGRRGSFGRRSLTGSHLGNVLEEGPEEEGGDRSSDSDSEMPELMDAVWTLRDRERFKAQEMEKHQVQLTMYRRLALIRWVRTLQVRIQEQQNRLQSSFDVILTQRKELLRMGAAAAVANVPPLAAVSHS
- the LOC119219678 gene encoding UPF0500 protein C1orf216 homolog isoform X2 gives rise to the protein MLHHQDQPLDSAYGGKGGSSNGSSSSLRNKDGNFNFLSGQDDEGTGGGGGDENQNPVRPRNLGPLGRDPPNSKSPSGYHHNSGVLSPRSRRPCWSRLEPLPEIECGDDGCGRVPPDGAEEGRVQEEQRKGMKGHAGERQRGKTGMQERKGSRGSEEEEEVALEDGDEWGDSDSESDFSNRSGGSMSSLNMDSGGEGMLMGGWDRIGVGEPKSSPQECDPTKNGNREPPGRRGSFGRRSLTGSHLGNVLEEGPEEEGGDRSSDSDSEMPELMDAVWTLRDRERFKAQEMEKHQVQLTMYRRLALIRWVRTLQVRIQEQQNRLQSSFDVILTQRKELLRMGAAAAVANVPPLAAVSHS